In one Planctomycetota bacterium genomic region, the following are encoded:
- a CDS encoding methyltransferase domain-containing protein → MKWKWPLQRREFELGDTTVALDVVADPDAVLDAAVEAERDGEPATLPYWASVWPSGIALARWALANVRPGQSVLDLGCGMGLVGAAAAKAGGVVTVADIEPDAVELAAHNTGGRGLVMDFTDPPTDETFDWILGGDVLYEREIAEALAKFIERHGGRAVLADPHRQSAEAFLAVCACDVQPVSDNVRLIHIDM, encoded by the coding sequence ATGAAATGGAAGTGGCCGCTGCAACGGCGCGAGTTCGAGTTGGGCGACACAACGGTGGCACTCGACGTGGTGGCGGACCCGGACGCGGTGCTTGATGCGGCGGTCGAAGCCGAGCGGGATGGAGAGCCGGCGACGCTTCCATACTGGGCGAGCGTCTGGCCAAGCGGGATCGCGCTGGCACGATGGGCTTTGGCCAACGTTCGGCCCGGTCAATCGGTGCTCGACCTCGGCTGCGGCATGGGTTTGGTCGGCGCGGCAGCGGCGAAGGCCGGCGGGGTCGTGACGGTCGCCGACATCGAGCCGGACGCGGTCGAACTTGCCGCCCACAACACCGGCGGCCGGGGGTTGGTCATGGACTTCACCGACCCGCCGACGGACGAAACGTTCGACTGGATCCTCGGCGGCGATGTGCTGTACGAACGGGAGATCGCCGAAGCGTTGGCGAAATTCATCGAACGACATGGCGGCCGAGCAGTCCTGGCCGACCCGCATCGGCAAAGCGCCGAGGCTTTCCTCGCCGTATGTGCGTGCGACGTTCAACCGGTCAGCGACAACGTTCGGCTGATCCACATCGACATGTAA
- a CDS encoding four helix bundle protein — translation MEERTARFGEDVIRFARTIPKDEVTRSLIDQLVRAGTSVGANYCEADDADSRKDFKFKIGLCRRESKESRHWLRMVVAAIPELREPAAKLWQEAKELNLIFGAIRRKL, via the coding sequence CTGGAGGAACGGACTGCTCGTTTTGGCGAGGACGTGATTCGGTTTGCGCGGACGATTCCGAAGGATGAGGTGACTCGGTCTTTGATCGACCAGCTTGTGCGTGCCGGGACGAGTGTCGGGGCGAACTACTGCGAGGCTGACGACGCCGACAGTCGGAAGGACTTCAAGTTCAAGATCGGCCTCTGCCGCCGCGAGTCGAAAGAGTCGCGTCATTGGCTTCGAATGGTCGTCGCCGCCATCCCGGAACTTCGAGAGCCAGCCGCCAAACTCTGGCAGGAAGCCAAGGAACTGAACCTCATCTTCGGAGCCATCCGCCGCAAGCTCTGA
- the rpsD gene encoding 30S ribosomal protein S4, whose protein sequence is MARYTGPKVRLSRRVGVPIADLPKHTTKELQLPGQHGYRGRRSTEYGVRLIEKQKLRYHYGMLEKQFRRFLDMARNQKGNAASNFVQLLERRLDNVVRRMGVARSIWEAQQMVAHGHVLVNGKKVDIKSFLVEPGMELTFKPKAHPRARENMESLAGHETPPWIEFNPAELKAKVQALPAMEDVPFEVNMNLIIEFYR, encoded by the coding sequence ATGGCCCGTTACACCGGCCCGAAAGTTCGTCTCTCCCGCCGCGTCGGCGTCCCGATCGCCGACCTGCCCAAGCACACCACCAAAGAGCTCCAGCTCCCCGGCCAGCACGGCTACCGCGGCCGACGCTCGACCGAGTACGGAGTGCGCCTCATCGAGAAGCAGAAGCTGCGTTACCACTACGGCATGCTCGAGAAGCAGTTCCGCCGCTTCCTCGACATGGCCCGTAACCAAAAGGGCAACGCCGCGAGCAACTTCGTCCAGCTGCTCGAGCGTCGGTTGGACAACGTCGTCCGCCGCATGGGCGTGGCCCGCTCGATCTGGGAAGCCCAGCAGATGGTCGCCCACGGCCACGTGCTCGTGAACGGCAAGAAGGTCGACATCAAGAGCTTCCTCGTCGAACCCGGCATGGAGCTGACCTTCAAGCCCAAGGCTCACCCGCGTGCCCGTGAGAACATGGAAAGCCTCGCCGGCCACGAAACCCCGCCGTGGATCGAGTTCAACCCCGCCGAGCTCAAGGCGAAGGTGCAGGCCTTGCCCGCGATGGAAGACGTTCCGTTCGAAGTGAACATGAACCTCATCATCGAGTTCTATCGCTAA
- a CDS encoding FHA domain-containing protein yields MLVPIGKHEGAAPITLHRHSVLLGSRSTASIRLKSSTVSRAHALIVVEASGCYVRDLASRAGTQVNGQDILGARLKHRDIIKIGKFTFKFRDKRAGLKELDDAPAGTLESADGSDSPELENRVTLIGKRLESDIVLSDDDVSTAHAVVYECDGRRRVRDLGSRTGTIRNGQLVRDKHLDPGDTLVIGDSVFTYRSDHDAPAPPAAAAMAAPVAEAPAVETPVDEPIVDDDFDLELEGEPPVDEAPIAEEPAAAEPVDLEQEPAGDTAIVEPTEEAATVDEPEPTTPIDEPEPSADDSLGTLNRGGWRSMAGEVDEDDLLDTIEPEPAGGIDETPADGSVVAGAPPDEVDEPVPDEAAAIDESVVEDIPVDEPASEPSDSEPATEASATEEAVAEQPAAEPDSEPLVAEVDEPVVEETVAEAPAEDETVDGPVATEVNEPVVDELSAEQSIADETADEPLAAEIDEPAVEEPVAEEPAEDASLVAESDEAAVEEAVAEEPVTDESPAAEIDEPAAEEHVADESVLGEATAEEDEPRTESSDDTAAITETVPPAQEVADDAPDVEEFPDTELIDEVVDEPAVPIEDVIAEPTAEAPDVEEAPESDTFDEEPAGIDLSGVQFIESFEPAEFEDEPVRTLNLQLDTPAVEPPAVEDQDEELTPEPPTDEAEPVIEDLAEDAAEDAAEDATSLLDLDEPVDDLTDDAPMTPFAMGEDEASTAEPPVEEEPRDDFDGELEATDELEPPPGVTIVSREDDPSRIDPDAPSELIGEEELTFDDVEPPTLKPIDDLAGDLTSGLADDLGADLDFDEPTDAEPANVEPADLKPADDAPPIAAPRETERPAKDRETVVGFDGPPPGFEDINASLLRDDVFGRTDTPTSDATPIEEPVAETPTDERPRPTPLPGQLPNVVVPTSPPGQRSTDTLPKPQPVAPSSPFASEPITAPDAPPEPTPADAVESSDEFLKPTQPTAGSSRNRLRRALLGVALALLLAVGAPLAVYHFVPIESQVVGKIEFTNLNNLGAEQDPTQRRQIELLYDDQTRKVALDLFRRDNDIDRDADPGFLGSPATYSAALDADFENDNPEVLLVEHTGPGGTLAQARLTAVLNALYELNAPLIDQARDYNDEYSRYLKEIARYETALRENERSRAETEAAINQIPSPQRLQTLADEMDIAKQQFNRDIGIVERLEKELRQLELDQKRQSGDSPVGDMPPDEMLSQMTEKLTELRRSMDVLRGRAAAGGVGVDEQQALDSAMSKFEQALAAASKQREIEPALASFIQTAQTLIQESRQLTERLVSRQEKNLTRLLETQRALQDNIARDRDERFSDDPVLKDITQQLQMAERKLNNAEAAGLDDEADRMRQDIEILEGLLAAQITRLGDDPALIAAAESLRKQITLTEQELKEDREFIETQLARMEETLLTQLPTLEQLPAAQRAIAEQLTRQLDEVAEARRQFAGVVGEDGADAVAQLTKLEKDASALEQQIKQRREQLAEEWAANTSEAAAARTKQIASIKQDLIAARAAAEASGERSALATGAFTDAQAMIARSDTNRRRLIELENRRRQLESQLQTVQVTESVKRQQINTAIVPQEPIITRTNPSADRRPLFALGASLLCVVLGLAFAGNELRKS; encoded by the coding sequence ATGCTTGTCCCGATCGGCAAGCACGAGGGGGCCGCGCCGATCACCCTGCACCGCCACAGCGTGCTACTCGGGTCGCGCTCCACCGCGTCCATTCGGCTCAAGTCCTCCACCGTCAGTCGCGCCCATGCCCTGATCGTCGTCGAGGCATCTGGCTGCTACGTCCGTGACCTCGCAAGCCGAGCCGGCACACAAGTCAACGGCCAGGACATCCTCGGTGCCCGGCTCAAGCACCGCGACATCATCAAGATCGGGAAGTTCACCTTCAAGTTCCGCGACAAGCGCGCGGGCCTCAAGGAACTCGACGACGCCCCGGCCGGCACCCTCGAATCGGCCGACGGATCCGACTCCCCCGAACTCGAAAACCGCGTCACCCTGATCGGTAAGCGGCTCGAATCCGACATCGTCCTGAGCGACGACGATGTCTCGACCGCACACGCGGTCGTTTACGAATGCGACGGCCGACGCCGGGTCCGCGATCTCGGCAGCCGGACCGGCACCATCCGTAACGGCCAACTCGTCCGCGACAAGCACCTCGACCCCGGCGACACGCTGGTCATCGGCGACTCGGTCTTTACTTATCGCAGCGATCACGATGCACCGGCACCGCCCGCCGCGGCCGCCATGGCAGCCCCCGTGGCCGAGGCGCCGGCCGTCGAAACACCGGTCGATGAACCGATCGTCGACGACGATTTCGATCTGGAGCTCGAAGGCGAACCGCCCGTCGACGAAGCACCGATCGCCGAAGAACCCGCCGCCGCGGAACCGGTCGATCTCGAACAGGAACCTGCGGGCGACACGGCCATTGTCGAGCCGACCGAGGAGGCGGCCACCGTTGATGAGCCGGAGCCGACGACTCCGATCGACGAACCGGAACCATCGGCCGACGATTCGCTGGGCACGCTCAACCGGGGCGGCTGGCGTTCGATGGCCGGCGAGGTCGATGAAGACGATCTTCTCGACACGATCGAACCTGAGCCGGCCGGGGGGATCGACGAAACCCCTGCCGACGGGTCGGTTGTTGCTGGAGCGCCGCCGGACGAAGTCGACGAGCCGGTGCCCGACGAAGCCGCCGCCATCGACGAAAGCGTCGTCGAGGATATTCCTGTCGATGAACCTGCGTCCGAGCCGAGCGACAGCGAGCCGGCCACCGAGGCAAGCGCCACCGAAGAAGCCGTTGCGGAGCAGCCCGCCGCCGAGCCGGACAGCGAGCCACTGGTTGCCGAAGTCGACGAACCTGTTGTCGAGGAAACCGTCGCCGAAGCGCCGGCCGAAGATGAGACGGTCGATGGGCCGGTCGCCACCGAGGTCAATGAACCCGTTGTCGATGAGCTTTCCGCCGAGCAGTCGATCGCGGACGAAACGGCTGACGAGCCTCTGGCCGCCGAAATCGACGAGCCTGCCGTCGAGGAACCCGTCGCCGAAGAGCCGGCCGAAGACGCTTCTCTCGTTGCCGAGAGCGACGAAGCAGCCGTTGAGGAAGCCGTTGCTGAAGAACCGGTAACGGACGAGTCTCCGGCTGCCGAGATTGACGAACCCGCTGCCGAGGAGCACGTCGCCGACGAATCCGTCCTGGGCGAGGCCACCGCCGAAGAAGACGAGCCACGGACCGAATCGTCCGATGACACGGCAGCCATCACCGAGACGGTCCCACCGGCTCAGGAAGTCGCCGACGACGCACCGGACGTCGAGGAATTCCCGGACACCGAGTTGATCGATGAAGTCGTCGACGAACCGGCTGTCCCGATCGAGGACGTCATCGCGGAGCCCACGGCCGAGGCCCCCGATGTCGAGGAAGCTCCCGAGAGTGATACGTTCGACGAAGAACCGGCCGGCATCGACCTGTCCGGCGTCCAGTTCATCGAGTCGTTCGAGCCGGCGGAGTTCGAGGACGAACCGGTCCGAACGCTCAACCTGCAACTCGACACCCCCGCCGTCGAGCCACCGGCGGTCGAAGATCAAGACGAGGAACTAACACCGGAACCGCCGACCGATGAAGCCGAGCCGGTCATCGAAGATCTGGCCGAAGACGCCGCTGAAGACGCCGCTGAAGACGCAACATCCCTGCTCGATCTCGACGAGCCGGTCGACGACCTCACCGATGACGCGCCGATGACGCCGTTCGCGATGGGCGAAGATGAGGCCAGCACGGCCGAACCGCCTGTCGAGGAAGAGCCGCGCGACGACTTCGACGGCGAACTCGAAGCCACCGATGAGCTCGAACCGCCGCCGGGTGTGACGATCGTCTCGCGGGAAGACGATCCGTCGCGGATTGATCCGGATGCCCCGTCGGAGTTGATCGGGGAAGAAGAACTGACGTTCGACGATGTCGAGCCGCCCACGCTCAAGCCGATTGACGATCTGGCCGGCGACCTCACGTCGGGGTTAGCCGACGACCTTGGCGCGGATCTGGATTTCGACGAGCCCACCGACGCCGAACCGGCCAACGTAGAACCAGCCGACCTCAAGCCGGCCGATGATGCACCACCAATCGCCGCGCCGCGCGAGACCGAACGCCCCGCCAAGGACCGCGAGACCGTCGTCGGTTTTGACGGCCCGCCGCCGGGATTCGAGGACATCAACGCGAGTCTGTTGCGGGATGATGTCTTCGGCCGGACCGATACGCCGACCAGTGATGCGACGCCCATCGAGGAACCGGTCGCCGAGACACCGACCGACGAACGACCTCGGCCGACGCCACTGCCGGGGCAGTTGCCCAACGTCGTCGTCCCCACGAGTCCGCCCGGCCAACGGTCGACCGACACGCTGCCGAAACCGCAGCCGGTGGCCCCGTCGTCCCCGTTCGCTTCCGAGCCGATCACCGCGCCCGACGCGCCGCCGGAGCCGACACCGGCCGATGCGGTGGAGTCGTCCGACGAATTTCTCAAGCCCACGCAACCGACCGCCGGCTCGTCACGCAACCGCCTCCGACGCGCGCTGCTCGGTGTCGCGCTCGCGCTGCTGCTCGCGGTGGGTGCGCCGTTGGCCGTGTATCACTTCGTACCGATCGAGAGTCAGGTCGTCGGCAAGATCGAGTTCACGAATCTCAACAACCTCGGAGCCGAGCAAGACCCGACGCAGCGTCGGCAGATCGAACTGCTTTACGACGACCAAACGCGGAAAGTCGCTCTCGATCTGTTCCGCCGGGACAACGACATCGACCGCGATGCCGATCCCGGCTTCCTCGGTTCGCCCGCGACGTACTCCGCCGCCCTCGACGCCGATTTCGAGAACGACAATCCCGAAGTTCTGCTCGTCGAACACACCGGCCCGGGCGGCACACTCGCACAGGCGCGACTCACCGCCGTGCTCAACGCGCTCTACGAACTCAACGCCCCGCTCATCGACCAGGCCCGGGACTACAACGACGAGTACAGCCGCTATCTCAAGGAGATTGCCCGTTACGAAACGGCGTTGCGCGAAAACGAACGCAGCCGTGCCGAGACCGAGGCGGCGATCAATCAGATCCCCTCGCCTCAACGGCTGCAAACGCTCGCCGACGAGATGGACATCGCCAAGCAGCAGTTCAATCGCGACATCGGCATCGTCGAGCGGCTGGAAAAGGAACTACGCCAACTCGAACTCGATCAAAAACGCCAGAGCGGCGACTCGCCCGTCGGGGACATGCCGCCTGACGAGATGCTCTCGCAGATGACCGAGAAGCTCACCGAGCTACGCCGAAGCATGGACGTGCTGCGCGGGCGGGCGGCGGCCGGTGGGGTCGGTGTCGATGAACAACAGGCGCTCGACAGTGCGATGTCGAAGTTCGAGCAGGCCCTGGCTGCCGCAAGCAAACAACGCGAGATCGAGCCGGCACTAGCGTCGTTCATCCAAACCGCCCAGACCTTGATCCAGGAAAGCCGTCAACTCACCGAACGTCTGGTGAGCCGGCAAGAAAAGAACCTCACCCGGCTCCTCGAAACCCAGCGTGCCCTCCAGGACAACATCGCGCGCGATCGTGACGAGCGGTTCAGCGACGATCCGGTGCTCAAGGACATCACCCAGCAGCTTCAGATGGCCGAGCGGAAGCTCAACAATGCCGAAGCGGCCGGCCTTGACGACGAAGCCGACCGGATGAGACAGGACATCGAGATTCTCGAGGGACTGCTTGCGGCCCAGATCACCCGCCTCGGCGACGATCCTGCACTGATCGCCGCCGCCGAGTCACTACGCAAACAGATCACGCTCACCGAGCAGGAACTCAAGGAAGACCGCGAGTTCATCGAAACCCAGCTCGCACGGATGGAAGAAACGCTGCTCACGCAACTGCCCACACTCGAACAGTTGCCCGCGGCACAACGGGCGATCGCCGAACAACTCACACGCCAACTCGACGAAGTCGCCGAAGCGCGGCGACAGTTCGCGGGCGTCGTCGGCGAGGACGGCGCCGACGCCGTCGCTCAACTCACGAAGCTCGAAAAGGATGCCAGCGCGCTCGAACAACAGATCAAGCAACGACGCGAACAACTCGCCGAGGAATGGGCGGCCAACACCAGCGAAGCAGCCGCTGCCCGTACCAAGCAAATCGCCTCGATCAAACAGGATCTGATCGCCGCCCGCGCTGCCGCCGAGGCCAGTGGAGAACGCTCCGCCCTCGCGACCGGCGCCTTCACCGACGCGCAGGCGATGATCGCTCGCTCCGACACCAACCGTCGCCGGCTCATCGAACTCGAAAACCGCCGCCGGCAACTCGAAAGTCAACTCCAAACCGTTCAGGTCACTGAGAGCGTGAAGCGTCAGCAGATCAACACCGCGATCGTCCCGCAGGAGCCGATCATCACCCGCACCAATCCCAGCGCGGACCGTCGGCCGTTGTTCGCGCTCGGCGCGTCGTTGCTTTGTGTCGTCCTTGGGCTGGCGTTCGCCGGCAACGAGCTACGCAAATCGTGA
- a CDS encoding sigma 54-interacting transcriptional regulator → MSGRHSAREGVVRRDVMCADDPSRVVDEKHVDGFVQDQRLRSPSLADTSKPDDAPLLVGESTVLRQLARVAGNVAPRRSTVMVLGETGVGKELFARTIHHLSDRGVHGSDGPMVAVDCSTLTESLFESQMFGHVRGAFTGAVRDAVGFFRAAEGGTLFLDEVGELSPAHQAKLLRAIQDRSVTPVGSTTAHPVDVRLVCATHRDLPAMVKRGEFREDLYFRLNVITLDIPPLRERREDIMPLVNHFLASQAALYDEPVKWVDADATAALLGHRWSGNVREVANVAEYLHVMAGPTVTRADLPTQFADETHARIETEFNLDALERRAIERALEQTAGNKTAAARLLGVHVQKLTRRMRKLGVVIASR, encoded by the coding sequence ATGTCGGGCCGCCATTCCGCCCGTGAGGGCGTGGTGCGACGCGACGTGATGTGTGCCGACGACCCCTCGCGGGTCGTCGATGAAAAGCACGTCGACGGATTCGTTCAAGACCAGCGCCTCCGCTCCCCCTCCCTCGCTGACACGTCAAAACCTGACGACGCTCCGCTCCTCGTCGGCGAGTCGACGGTCTTGCGCCAGTTGGCCCGCGTGGCCGGCAATGTCGCCCCACGCCGGTCCACGGTCATGGTCCTCGGCGAGACAGGCGTGGGCAAGGAACTCTTCGCCCGCACGATCCACCACCTTTCGGACCGAGGAGTCCATGGCTCCGACGGGCCAATGGTCGCTGTCGACTGCTCGACCCTTACAGAATCTCTGTTCGAAAGTCAGATGTTCGGCCACGTCCGTGGTGCCTTCACCGGGGCTGTCCGTGACGCGGTTGGTTTCTTCCGCGCGGCCGAGGGGGGTACGCTTTTCCTCGACGAGGTCGGCGAACTCTCGCCCGCGCACCAAGCCAAGCTCCTGCGAGCCATCCAGGATCGCAGCGTCACGCCCGTCGGCTCGACCACCGCTCACCCGGTCGATGTCCGGCTCGTCTGCGCCACCCACCGCGATTTGCCGGCCATGGTCAAACGCGGCGAGTTCCGCGAAGACCTATATTTCCGGCTCAACGTGATCACGCTCGACATCCCTCCGTTGCGTGAGCGGCGCGAAGACATCATGCCGCTGGTCAATCACTTTTTGGCCAGTCAGGCGGCTTTGTACGATGAGCCGGTCAAGTGGGTCGACGCTGACGCGACGGCGGCGCTACTAGGGCACCGCTGGTCGGGCAACGTCCGCGAGGTCGCCAACGTGGCCGAATACCTCCACGTGATGGCCGGCCCGACAGTGACACGGGCGGACTTACCGACGCAGTTCGCCGACGAGACGCACGCCCGGATCGAAACCGAGTTCAACCTCGACGCGCTCGAACGCCGGGCAATTGAGCGCGCCCTCGAGCAGACGGCCGGGAACAAGACCGCCGCCGCGCGGCTGCTGGGCGTGCATGTGCAAAAGCTCACCCGTCGCATGCGGAAGCTCGGTGTCGTGATCGCTTCACGCTGA
- a CDS encoding PIG-L family deacetylase — translation MLDALHLDDSVRKLRFLCLAPHPDDAELGMGGTLIKLAKQGHYVHICELTNGEPTPNGSVEIRMKEAAAAAKVMGVERTILTLKNREVTHDIRSRHLIAAEIRKHKPDVLFIPYYPDAHPDHRAAHHLGYDARFDAKLTKSDIPGEPHHPARVIQYYCTHLKKAFDPTFCIDVSDTFEQKIEACNCYESQGVGKEGGLGDYVRTLHGYFGGRLGVKYAEPFFTDEVLGFSGLAELVCVPGQGG, via the coding sequence ATGCTCGACGCGTTGCACCTGGATGACTCGGTACGGAAGTTGCGTTTCTTGTGTCTTGCGCCCCACCCCGACGATGCCGAGCTCGGCATGGGCGGCACGCTCATCAAGCTCGCCAAGCAGGGGCATTACGTTCACATCTGCGAACTGACCAACGGCGAGCCCACGCCCAACGGCAGCGTCGAGATTCGCATGAAGGAAGCCGCCGCGGCCGCGAAGGTCATGGGCGTCGAGCGGACGATCCTCACGTTGAAAAATCGCGAGGTGACGCACGACATCCGCAGTCGGCACCTGATTGCCGCGGAGATCCGCAAGCACAAGCCGGACGTGCTGTTCATCCCGTACTACCCCGACGCTCACCCGGATCACCGTGCCGCCCATCATCTCGGCTACGACGCCCGCTTCGACGCCAAGCTGACCAAGAGCGACATCCCCGGCGAGCCGCACCACCCGGCCCGCGTGATCCAGTACTACTGCACGCATCTCAAGAAGGCGTTCGACCCGACGTTCTGCATCGACGTGAGCGACACGTTCGAGCAGAAGATCGAGGCGTGCAACTGCTACGAAAGCCAAGGCGTCGGCAAGGAGGGCGGGCTCGGCGACTACGTCCGCACCCTGCACGGCTACTTCGGCGGCCGGCTGGGCGTGAAGTACGCGGAGCCTTTCTTCACGGACGAGGTCTTGGGATTCAGCGGACTGGCGGAGTTGGTGTGCGTGCCGGGGCAGGGGGGGTGA
- a CDS encoding Gfo/Idh/MocA family oxidoreductase has protein sequence MIEARNFRDQPLRVAIVGAGRVARYHAGAVRTVGRKARLVGVADTTPGKAQALIDEHAGPEVPAFEDAEHLLSETRPELVCVCTPPGNHAATALLALRHGAWAFVEKPLCESLAQVDQLAAAEEETGNRVVGVQQWRAGSGAKLVKRFMDEGVFGRALAVVANTLWYRDDAYYAVDWRGKWATEVGGTTVGHGIHTLDLMLALMGPWSEVRALAATVARKIEVEDVSAATVRFENGALASVMNSALSPRQESYLRLDCAHATVELRHFTFYKNDDWSVTPVEGHEEIARRWKREIGDDVPPTQGSQLADVIHAIESGDEPATNLAEIRRTIEFVTALYKSAATGEPVTAGSIGVDDPWYQHVGGMAALAAMGPK, from the coding sequence ATGATCGAAGCGAGGAACTTTCGAGACCAGCCGCTGCGGGTGGCGATCGTCGGGGCGGGGCGGGTGGCGCGGTACCACGCCGGTGCCGTGCGCACCGTCGGCCGCAAGGCCCGCCTGGTCGGCGTCGCCGACACCACGCCCGGCAAGGCCCAGGCCCTCATCGACGAACACGCCGGCCCCGAGGTCCCTGCCTTCGAAGACGCCGAGCACCTGCTGTCTGAAACCCGGCCCGAGCTAGTGTGCGTCTGCACGCCGCCGGGCAATCACGCGGCAACCGCGCTGCTCGCGCTTCGGCATGGCGCGTGGGCGTTCGTGGAGAAGCCGTTGTGTGAGTCGCTCGCGCAGGTGGATCAACTCGCCGCCGCCGAGGAAGAGACCGGCAATCGTGTCGTCGGCGTGCAGCAGTGGCGCGCCGGTTCGGGGGCGAAGTTGGTCAAGCGGTTCATGGACGAAGGCGTCTTCGGCCGGGCGCTGGCAGTCGTGGCCAACACGCTCTGGTACCGCGATGACGCGTACTACGCGGTCGACTGGCGTGGCAAGTGGGCCACCGAGGTCGGCGGCACCACCGTCGGCCACGGCATCCACACGCTCGACCTGATGCTCGCGTTGATGGGGCCTTGGTCGGAGGTGCGGGCGCTGGCGGCGACGGTGGCGCGCAAGATCGAGGTCGAGGACGTGAGTGCCGCGACGGTGAGGTTCGAGAACGGCGCGCTCGCGTCGGTGATGAACAGCGCCCTCTCGCCGCGGCAGGAGAGCTACCTGCGTCTCGATTGTGCCCACGCGACCGTCGAGCTTCGGCACTTCACGTTTTACAAGAACGACGATTGGTCGGTCACGCCCGTCGAGGGCCACGAGGAGATCGCGCGGCGTTGGAAACGCGAGATCGGCGACGACGTGCCTCCGACACAGGGGAGCCAGCTGGCCGACGTGATCCACGCAATCGAGTCCGGCGACGAGCCGGCAACCAACCTCGCCGAAATCCGCCGCACGATCGAGTTCGTCACCGCGCTGTACAAAAGCGCCGCGACGGGCGAGCCGGTCACCGCCGGCTCGATCGGCGTGGACGACCCCTGGTACCAACACGTCGGCGGCATGGCCGCTTTAGCGGCCATGGGCCCAAAATGA
- a CDS encoding DUF5658 family protein encodes MARTHLPEQDRPIRVMALAVCLWVLAAADLHLTLWAETYTVFVELNPLAALMLDRDAIELLVAFKVTATLLGTGIFMWFRTDHRGEIAAWFGFAVYFGLAVHWSNYTYLATGIH; translated from the coding sequence GTGGCTCGCACCCACCTGCCCGAGCAGGACCGGCCCATCCGCGTGATGGCCTTGGCCGTCTGTCTTTGGGTACTTGCCGCGGCGGACTTGCACCTCACGCTTTGGGCAGAAACCTACACGGTTTTCGTCGAGCTCAACCCGCTGGCGGCACTCATGCTCGACCGTGACGCGATCGAACTGCTCGTGGCGTTCAAGGTCACAGCGACGCTGCTGGGCACGGGGATCTTCATGTGGTTCCGCACCGACCACCGCGGCGAGATCGCGGCGTGGTTCGGGTTTGCCGTCTACTTCGGGCTCGCGGTGCATTGGTCGAACTACACGTACCTCGCGACGGGCATTCACTGA
- a CDS encoding tetratricopeptide repeat protein → MTSAAYSSPDDANRYPRLASDAAVEPHVFLEAVAPHLETRDVDALAKRLNEFGGSSRIIPLLDCSDTDVCKVAALSLGLVGCKACIPALTNMLKNPDAMANQMAEHALWSIWFRGGNEESNQAVAQGAVALNQKSLDEAAGHFSHAIMLDGDFAEAYNQRSIVRYLQERFGDSMADAERATELMPEHFGAWAGLGHCHAHRGAIAEAVRCYREALAINPHLDCVRELVSELEDCPDEPEQDPFGDVT, encoded by the coding sequence GTGACCTCCGCCGCGTACTCCAGCCCCGACGACGCCAACCGGTATCCGCGGTTGGCGTCCGACGCGGCGGTCGAACCCCATGTATTTCTCGAGGCGGTCGCGCCGCACCTGGAAACCCGTGACGTCGACGCGCTGGCCAAGCGGCTCAACGAGTTCGGCGGGTCGTCGCGGATCATCCCGCTGCTGGATTGTTCCGACACCGACGTCTGCAAAGTTGCCGCGCTGTCGCTCGGACTCGTCGGATGCAAGGCATGCATTCCGGCGCTGACCAACATGCTCAAGAATCCCGATGCGATGGCCAACCAGATGGCCGAGCACGCGCTGTGGAGCATCTGGTTCCGCGGGGGCAACGAAGAATCCAACCAGGCCGTCGCACAGGGCGCGGTCGCGCTCAACCAGAAGAGTTTGGACGAAGCGGCCGGACATTTTTCCCACGCGATCATGCTCGATGGCGACTTTGCCGAGGCGTACAACCAGCGATCGATCGTGCGTTACCTGCAGGAACGTTTCGGCGATTCGATGGCCGACGCAGAGCGTGCGACGGAACTCATGCCCGAGCATTTCGGTGCCTGGGCCGGCCTCGGTCACTGCCACGCCCATCGCGGCGCAATCGCCGAAGCCGTTCGGTGTTACCGGGAAGCACTCGCGATCAACCCACACCTGGATTGCGTTCGCGAGTTGGTTTCGGAGTTGGAGGATTGTCCCGACGAGCCGGAGCAGGATCCGTTCGGTGACGTGACGTAG